From the genome of Scytonema hofmannii PCC 7110, one region includes:
- the avd gene encoding diversity-generating retroelement protein Avd — protein sequence MEELSIIQKTYDLIKWYVPILNRLPRQHKFALGDRMVAGLYDLLEGLVNARYDPEKLTLLKPLNGQLAILRYQTRLLFDFDLMALHRYEYAGKLLNEIGLELGSWIKQQSKR from the coding sequence ATGGAAGAATTATCTATTATTCAAAAGACATATGATTTGATTAAATGGTACGTGCCTATTCTCAATCGCTTGCCCAGACAGCATAAATTTGCTTTAGGTGATAGAATGGTTGCTGGATTGTACGATTTGTTAGAAGGTTTGGTCAATGCTCGTTACGATCCAGAAAAACTAACACTATTAAAACCGCTCAACGGTCAATTGGCGATTCTCCGCTATCAAACTCGGTTGCTCTTCGATTTCGATCTGATGGCACTACATCGCTATGAATATGCTGGAAAATTGTTAAATGAAATTGGTTTGGAATTGGGCAGTTGGATTAAACAGCAAAGCAAGCGTTAG
- a CDS encoding RNA-directed DNA polymerase, translating into MKRYGNLYPQIIDFENILDAVKKAQKGKRFRDNVLAFNYNLEGELAQLKKELSHKTYQPGAYRTFYIKEPKSRLISAAPYRDRIVHHALCNIIVPIIEPKFIVDSYANRVGFGTHRALRRFITFARSSRYVLQCDLQKYFPSIDHEILKTLLRSIIKCPDTLWLIDTIIDNSNEQIPAVVHFKGDDLLTPLQRRRGLPIGNLTSQFFSNVYLNGFDHFVKRELKATKYLRYVDDFALFSDDREFLADARCAIEEYLAGLRLKIHPIKSQLFETKHGATFLGFRILPDRIRVRTENLRRARRRLRKMHNDYTQGKINLEKVSQSIKSWCAHLEHGDTWQLRQKIFASLVWTRG; encoded by the coding sequence ATGAAAAGGTACGGAAATCTTTATCCTCAAATCATTGATTTTGAAAATATTTTAGACGCTGTGAAGAAAGCCCAAAAAGGGAAGCGCTTTCGAGATAATGTTTTGGCATTCAATTATAACTTAGAAGGAGAACTAGCACAATTAAAAAAAGAATTATCTCACAAAACTTATCAACCAGGCGCTTATAGAACCTTTTATATCAAAGAACCAAAAAGCCGCTTAATTTCTGCTGCACCTTATCGCGATCGCATAGTGCATCATGCCTTGTGTAATATTATTGTTCCTATTATAGAACCTAAATTTATTGTTGATTCCTATGCAAATCGCGTAGGATTTGGCACTCACCGCGCCTTACGTCGTTTTATCACCTTTGCCCGTTCTAGCCGTTACGTACTGCAATGCGATCTGCAAAAATATTTTCCCAGTATTGACCATGAGATTTTAAAAACGTTGTTGCGCTCCATAATAAAATGCCCGGATACGCTTTGGCTTATAGATACCATCATTGACAATAGCAACGAACAAATACCAGCTGTTGTACATTTTAAAGGAGACGATTTATTAACTCCACTGCAACGACGGCGAGGTTTGCCGATTGGAAATCTGACCAGCCAGTTTTTCTCCAATGTTTATCTCAATGGTTTTGACCATTTTGTGAAAAGAGAGCTAAAAGCCACTAAATACTTGCGCTACGTTGATGATTTTGCTTTATTCTCCGATGATAGAGAATTTTTAGCGGATGCGAGATGTGCCATAGAAGAATACTTAGCAGGCTTAAGACTAAAAATCCATCCTATTAAGAGCCAGTTATTTGAAACAAAGCATGGTGCTACTTTCTTGGGTTTCCGTATATTACCAGATCGTATCCGAGTTCGTACAGAAAACTTGCGAAGGGCAAGACGCAGACTGAGAAAGATGCACAATGACTATACTCAAGGTAAGATAAACTTAGAAAAAGTATCGCAATCCATTAAAAGCTGGTGTGCTCATTTAGAGCATGGAGATACTTGGCAGTTGCGACAAAAGATATTTGCCTCACTTGTTTGGACAAGGGGGTAA
- a CDS encoding type II toxin-antitoxin system RelE family toxin, producing the protein MSYQIEFSKPALKQLEKLSLDTQERIKAKIQELADNPRPHGVVKLKNLENNYRIKVGVYRVIYEIIDNILLITVLKVGHRREVYRDE; encoded by the coding sequence GTGAGTTATCAAATTGAGTTTTCAAAGCCTGCATTGAAACAACTTGAAAAGTTATCACTTGATACACAAGAACGGATAAAAGCTAAAATTCAAGAATTAGCCGATAATCCTCGTCCTCATGGAGTGGTCAAGCTAAAGAACTTAGAAAACAATTATCGAATCAAAGTAGGTGTCTATAGAGTTATATATGAAATTATTGACAACATTTTATTAATAACTGTTCTTAAAGTAGGTCATCGCAGAGAAGTTTATCGGGATGAATAG
- a CDS encoding LysR family transcriptional regulator encodes MELRHLRYFIAVAEELHFSRAAERLHIAQPPLSQQIQQLEAELGVELFHRKTKRQVQLTEAGRVFLQSAYQLLAHLESTIQVTRRTGRGEIGQLRVGLISPAIYSILPVILQEFRQQFPDVELVLQELTTAEQEQALRDRHIDVGFVYLPLSDADLSYLCIQKEALIVALYQTHPLAQQELIAVQSLANEPFILFPRHLGIGLYDGIMALCQQGNFTPKIAQEAIQMQTIIGLVATGMGVAIVPSSLQNLQRTGLVYRAIAHQTPLIETASVWCGKEETPVVRQFLKVVSQFGTTDSYFPKL; translated from the coding sequence ATGGAACTGCGACACCTCCGTTACTTTATTGCTGTCGCTGAGGAACTGCACTTCAGTCGGGCGGCGGAGCGATTGCATATAGCCCAACCGCCTCTTAGCCAGCAAATTCAGCAGTTGGAAGCAGAATTAGGAGTTGAATTGTTTCATCGCAAAACGAAGCGACAGGTGCAACTGACAGAAGCAGGAAGGGTATTTTTACAGTCAGCTTATCAACTGTTGGCGCATTTGGAGAGTACAATTCAGGTAACTCGACGCACCGGGCGGGGAGAGATAGGACAGTTGCGAGTAGGGTTGATCAGTCCGGCAATTTATAGTATATTGCCCGTTATATTACAGGAATTTCGGCAACAGTTTCCAGATGTGGAATTGGTACTGCAGGAGTTAACAACTGCCGAACAGGAACAAGCTCTTCGCGATCGCCACATTGATGTTGGCTTTGTGTATCTACCTTTGTCAGATGCCGATCTAAGTTACCTGTGCATTCAGAAAGAAGCTTTGATTGTAGCATTATACCAAACCCATCCATTAGCACAACAAGAACTTATTGCAGTGCAATCCCTTGCCAATGAACCGTTTATTTTATTTCCTCGTCATTTAGGAATAGGGCTATATGATGGGATTATGGCTCTGTGTCAGCAAGGGAATTTCACTCCAAAGATTGCACAAGAAGCCATTCAAATGCAGACAATTATCGGGCTTGTGGCTACAGGTATGGGCGTTGCAATTGTGCCATCTTCTTTGCAGAATCTTCAACGCACTGGTTTAGTTTATCGGGCGATCGCACACCAAACACCTCTGATTGAAACTGCGAGCGTGTGGTGTGGGAAGGAGGAAACACCAGTTGTGCGGCAATTTTTAAAAGTTGTGAGTCAATTTGGCACAACAGATTCTTATTTTCCGAAATTGTGA
- a CDS encoding glycerate kinase: protein MSNTVRTQNVHFVLAPDSLKGSLSAVTACAAMKLGIQRAMGKIPCQISAVPLADGGEGTVEALLLGTGGEERIETVSNPLGDPVPAKWGVLQNGQAIIEMAQASGLTLVPQSDRRPKEASSYGTGQLIKAALDVGCRNLLIGIGGSATTDGGAGALQALGVRLLDADGQNLPQGGFALHRLAKIDLTHLDARLQDTQITVLSDVDNPLCGANGAAYVYGPQKGATPSDVKELDAALSHFAQVAAATTGKDFKTAKGAGAAGGMGFGLITFLNARLKAGIDVVLEATQIAQKLETADLVLTAEGSIDVQTLHGKALSGVARAASAAKNGKGVPVIAFGGTVQLTSDELQKLGILVALPLPDAPLPLAECIQRAEELLANATERAIRLWLCDREAQAVPSLSHFI from the coding sequence TTGAGCAACACTGTTCGTACTCAAAATGTCCATTTTGTTCTTGCTCCTGATTCTTTAAAAGGTTCGTTATCTGCTGTTACTGCGTGTGCAGCTATGAAGCTTGGAATACAGAGGGCAATGGGAAAAATTCCATGTCAGATTAGCGCTGTACCGCTTGCTGACGGAGGTGAGGGAACAGTTGAAGCCCTTCTTTTGGGTACTGGTGGAGAGGAACGCATCGAAACTGTGAGCAATCCTTTGGGAGATCCAGTTCCAGCTAAGTGGGGTGTGCTTCAAAATGGGCAAGCAATTATTGAAATGGCTCAAGCCTCCGGGTTAACACTAGTTCCTCAAAGCGATCGCCGTCCCAAGGAAGCTTCATCTTATGGTACTGGACAATTGATTAAAGCTGCATTAGATGTTGGTTGTCGCAATCTATTAATTGGCATTGGGGGTTCTGCAACAACTGATGGCGGTGCAGGAGCGTTACAAGCACTGGGGGTACGCTTGCTTGATGCTGATGGTCAAAATTTACCACAAGGGGGATTTGCTCTGCATCGATTGGCAAAGATCGATCTGACACATTTGGATGCACGACTTCAAGATACTCAAATTACTGTTCTATCGGATGTAGATAATCCGCTTTGTGGAGCTAATGGTGCAGCATATGTCTACGGACCTCAAAAAGGAGCGACACCAAGTGATGTCAAGGAACTGGATGCTGCTCTGAGCCATTTTGCACAAGTTGCTGCTGCTACAACCGGAAAGGATTTCAAAACTGCTAAAGGTGCAGGTGCAGCCGGAGGTATGGGTTTTGGGCTAATAACTTTTTTGAATGCACGACTAAAAGCTGGCATTGATGTAGTGCTGGAAGCAACACAAATAGCACAAAAGCTGGAAACTGCTGACTTAGTACTGACAGCTGAAGGTTCGATTGATGTTCAAACTTTGCATGGTAAAGCTTTGTCTGGCGTAGCAAGGGCGGCGAGTGCAGCTAAAAACGGTAAAGGTGTTCCAGTTATAGCATTCGGTGGGACAGTACAATTAACTAGCGATGAATTGCAGAAATTAGGAATACTAGTTGCTTTACCTCTACCTGATGCACCTCTTCCCCTCGCGGAATGCATACAACGGGCGGAGGAGCTATTGGCTAATGCAACAGAGCGAGCAATCCGGTTATGGCTATGCGATCGCGAAGCGCAAGCTGTACCCAGCTTATCGCATTTCATCTGA
- a CDS encoding cytochrome P450, whose protein sequence is MFKVILTATTPDGKTNRGHMQAMREDMIGYLEHLAGQDNFLRIPLGFFGSAYFVNSPNLVQEVLLKQSKKFQKPFTVKYTAKEFFGENLFTSDGELWQALRATIQPAFHAQRINAYADTMVNYTKAMVSQWQPGQAIDIPKAMMDLTLGITTKALFGEDLRDDVAGQAIIRFIELFSQRISGFPIPAWLPIPSNWEIKRLIAVGERHLSPLIAERRKSFEKHDDVLSVLIQAQAVDTTGLLTDSQIRNEVTNLFAAGYEVTAHTLAFTLYLISQHPSVEARLLEEIDRVVGQRAIATSDLEQMPYLEMVLKESMRLLPVTAVVSRQAVENVVLQRYTLPKNSVVLIAPWTLHRNPEYFPNPLEFNPERFHRDRQDKIPKFAYLPFSGGPRICIGNAFAMMQMRINLATILQNYRLSVAPGYKFETLYRFNTRPKNGLPMTVEVR, encoded by the coding sequence ATGTTTAAAGTTATCTTAACTGCTACCACTCCAGACGGTAAAACCAATCGCGGGCATATGCAAGCCATGCGAGAGGATATGATAGGATACCTCGAACATCTAGCAGGACAAGATAACTTCCTTCGCATTCCTCTTGGATTTTTTGGGTCAGCTTATTTTGTCAATAGCCCAAACTTAGTACAAGAGGTTTTGCTCAAGCAATCTAAGAAGTTTCAAAAACCTTTTACTGTAAAATACACAGCTAAAGAGTTTTTTGGAGAAAATCTTTTTACCAGCGATGGCGAATTGTGGCAAGCATTACGTGCTACCATTCAACCTGCTTTCCACGCTCAACGCATCAATGCCTATGCGGATACTATGGTCAATTATACCAAAGCTATGGTTTCTCAATGGCAACCAGGTCAGGCGATTGACATTCCCAAAGCCATGATGGATCTGACGTTAGGTATTACAACTAAAGCTCTATTTGGTGAAGATTTACGAGATGATGTCGCAGGTCAGGCAATTATCCGCTTCATAGAACTCTTCTCTCAACGCATTAGTGGATTTCCAATACCTGCTTGGTTACCAATTCCCAGTAATTGGGAAATTAAACGATTGATTGCAGTAGGAGAACGTCATCTTAGCCCGTTAATTGCAGAACGTCGTAAATCTTTTGAAAAGCATGATGACGTTCTATCTGTACTTATTCAGGCGCAAGCTGTAGATACTACAGGTCTTCTCACCGACAGCCAAATTCGCAACGAAGTTACGAACCTATTTGCTGCAGGTTATGAAGTAACAGCCCATACATTAGCTTTTACTTTATATCTTATCTCCCAACATCCATCTGTAGAAGCACGATTATTGGAGGAGATTGATAGAGTTGTAGGTCAAAGAGCGATTGCAACATCTGACTTAGAGCAAATGCCATACTTGGAGATGGTGTTGAAAGAATCCATGCGCTTGTTACCTGTAACAGCCGTGGTATCCCGTCAAGCTGTAGAAAATGTTGTGCTCCAAAGATACACCCTTCCTAAAAACAGTGTTGTCCTGATTGCACCTTGGACGTTGCATCGCAACCCAGAGTATTTCCCCAATCCACTTGAGTTTAATCCAGAAAGGTTTCATCGCGATCGCCAAGACAAAATTCCCAAATTTGCCTACCTTCCCTTCTCAGGAGGTCCCCGCATCTGTATTGGCAATGCATTCGCAATGATGCAAATGCGAATTAATTTAGCAACTATTTTGCAAAATTATCGGCTTTCAGTCGCCCCTGGATATAAGTTCGAGACACTTTACAGATTCAATACTCGTCCCAAAAATGGATTACCTATGACCGTAGAAGTCAGATGA
- a CDS encoding glycosyltransferase — MTPTLPILQTKSLQITILAVGSRGDLQPYCALAVGLRRAGHKVKIATRYVGWVEERNPTFTGIF, encoded by the coding sequence ATGACGCCAACTTTACCTATCTTACAAACTAAATCTCTCCAGATTACTATTTTAGCTGTTGGTTCTAGAGGAGACTTGCAGCCTTACTGTGCGTTAGCTGTTGGTTTGCGACGTGCGGGACATAAAGTCAAAATTGCGACAAGGTACGTAGGTTGGGTTGAGGAACGAAACCCAACATTTACAGGTATTTTTTGA
- a CDS encoding AAA family ATPase, with amino-acid sequence MTRWFNTAGPCQDDIHYMVSPTSRLPDLKQLIEQRRYFVIHAPRQTGKTTAMLALAAELTSSGCYTAVMVSVEVGAPYSHDPSAADLPIIDSWWTSARFDLPSDLHPPEQWNEGQPGRRIQAALQAWAQVTKRPLVLFIDEVDSLQDEALISLLRQLRDGYRGRPKNFPWSVGLIGLRDVRDYKVASGGSVREASLKRVAVLQS; translated from the coding sequence ATGACTCGTTGGTTCAATACCGCAGGTCCTTGCCAAGATGACATTCACTACATGGTGTCGCCAACCAGTCGATTGCCAGACTTGAAGCAGTTGATTGAACAACGTAGGTATTTTGTCATTCATGCGCCTCGTCAAACAGGGAAAACTACTGCAATGCTGGCGCTAGCGGCAGAACTAACAAGTAGTGGATGCTACACGGCAGTCATGGTATCGGTAGAGGTAGGAGCACCCTACAGTCATGACCCAAGTGCAGCAGATCTGCCTATTATAGACAGTTGGTGGACGAGTGCGCGGTTCGATTTACCTTCCGATCTACACCCCCCTGAACAATGGAATGAAGGACAACCAGGACGCAGAATTCAAGCGGCTTTACAGGCTTGGGCGCAAGTAACAAAGAGACCATTGGTGTTGTTTATAGATGAAGTTGACTCTTTACAGGATGAAGCGTTAATTTCACTTCTGCGCCAGTTACGCGATGGCTATCGCGGGCGTCCTAAGAACTTTCCGTGGTCTGTAGGGTTGATTGGTTTACGTGACGTGCGCGATTATAAAGTGGCTTCCGGTGGGAGCGTTCGCGAAGCGTCTCTAAAGCGCGTCGCAGTCCTTCAATCTTAG
- a CDS encoding type II toxin-antitoxin system VapC family toxin has translation MRISDALANVDRLFLDTAPVIYFVERHPQFVDLVDPIFERLEADITAVASGITLSECLVGAIRLGLVDLEQAFVDVLQQEQVIFVEINAAIAREAARIRVRYNLQLPDALQVAAALITGCEAFLTNDAALKRVTELRVLVVCELESENS, from the coding sequence ATGAGGATTAGTGATGCGTTAGCAAATGTCGATCGCTTATTTCTTGATACAGCACCCGTAATTTATTTTGTAGAACGCCATCCGCAGTTTGTGGATTTAGTCGATCCAATTTTTGAGCGATTGGAGGCTGATATTACAGCAGTGGCATCTGGGATAACGTTATCAGAGTGCTTGGTAGGTGCTATACGTCTGGGGTTAGTTGATTTAGAGCAAGCCTTTGTCGATGTGTTGCAACAAGAACAAGTAATTTTTGTGGAGATTAATGCTGCTATTGCGCGAGAAGCTGCAAGAATTCGGGTACGTTATAACCTTCAGTTACCCGATGCGTTGCAGGTGGCGGCGGCTTTAATAACTGGTTGTGAGGCGTTTTTGACCAATGATGCAGCTTTGAAGCGGGTGACGGAGTTGAGGGTTTTGGTAGTGTGTGAGTTGGAAAGCGAGAACTCGTAA
- a CDS encoding ABC transporter ATP-binding protein, producing the protein MSQNDTKTQSVSIALGESRTRLIALQNLRKEFQEGADSRTVIDDVSISINKGEFIVLLGHSGSGKSTLLNLISGIEKPTAGTVRIENIAITELNERACTLFRRDNIGFIFQFFNLIPTLTVLENVTLPQELAGRQGKELKQAAVNLLEKVGLADRCNAFPDQLSGGQQQRVAIARALLHEPMLVLADEPTGNLDEETGEKVLNLLLQLTRDTNKTLIMATHNPEIARFANRVLRMHDGRLQQEIIAVLT; encoded by the coding sequence TTGAGCCAAAATGATACCAAGACTCAGTCAGTGTCGATCGCCCTGGGCGAAAGCCGTACCCGGCTTATCGCACTCCAAAATCTCCGCAAAGAATTTCAAGAAGGAGCAGATTCCCGTACTGTCATTGATGACGTGAGCATCTCCATTAACAAAGGAGAATTTATTGTTCTTCTAGGTCATAGTGGTAGCGGGAAAAGCACTCTGCTAAATCTCATCAGTGGGATTGAAAAACCAACAGCAGGAACGGTTCGCATCGAAAATATCGCGATTACAGAACTCAACGAAAGAGCTTGCACTCTATTCCGACGCGATAATATTGGATTTATTTTTCAATTTTTTAATTTGATTCCAACTTTAACAGTTTTAGAAAACGTCACGCTTCCCCAAGAATTGGCGGGAAGACAGGGAAAAGAATTAAAACAGGCGGCTGTGAATCTCTTAGAAAAAGTCGGTTTGGCAGATAGGTGTAATGCTTTCCCCGACCAACTTTCGGGAGGACAGCAGCAAAGAGTGGCGATCGCACGAGCATTACTTCACGAACCTATGTTGGTTTTAGCAGATGAGCCGACAGGGAATTTGGACGAAGAAACAGGAGAAAAAGTTTTAAATTTGCTCCTACAACTGACTCGCGACACTAACAAAACCCTAATCATGGCAACCCACAACCCAGAAATCGCCCGATTTGCTAACCGAGTTTTGCGAATGCACGATGGACGTTTGCAGCAAGAAATTATAGCAGTTCTCACTTGA
- a CDS encoding FtsX-like permease family protein: MTISNQPLWRLAWRRIQKNALQYILLILGVALGVAMMVSIDLANGSAQRAFELSTDAITGHATHRIVAVSPTGIDESLYTKLRREVRVTSAPIVEGYVSAKELGSQPLRLVGVDLFAEPPFRNYFEDNQSQSVTGGTAFLTQPNTLILSQDLAKQYGLGAGDSVTLDLAGKDIRARVVGLLKPANNITRNALSSILFADIASAQDILGMVNHLSYIDLILHDTTEQTAIEAILPEGVKLETAEAQKNAIQQMTAAFKLNLTALSLLALVVGMFLIYNTVTFSVIQRRPLFGILRCLGATPGQLFILILSEATVFSLIGSTLGLGLGILLGRGIVGLITQSINDFYFVVNVQSVSINPWSLGKGLAVGIAASIVASVVPAIEAMRTSPQTTLQRSSLESQVRRLLPWLVLAWAVFTLLGVGLLRIGSGGLILAFAGLFAILLGAALLTPPVTAFFMETLTSVGNAIFGIVGRLAIRDIVRSLSRTSVAIAALMVAVSVIVGVSIMVGSFRVTVVQWLDQTLQADIYITPPATTANRILGKLSPDVVAEIKTQGDWEDFVTYNETETTVQEFNRRVKLISADGDVSHGNRPYRWMRDKGVNPWKGLEAGKGVIVSEALLLKENLSTPPTTITIETPVGWRSFPVLAVFYDYSNDQGTILLDNDIYLNLWGDDKIASVGLFLKPEESVENVVTAIKNHFQGKQDLLVQSNQTLRQGSLEIFDRTFAITDALRLLAVVVAFIGVLSALMSLQLERSRETGILRANGMTPQQLWFMTFIETGLMGATSGILAMPLGYVLAWILIYVINVRSFGWTLQMQLQPGYFLQAFGVAVVAALLAGVYPAWRLGNTVIASAIRQE, encoded by the coding sequence ATGACTATATCCAATCAACCTTTGTGGCGTTTGGCTTGGCGACGCATTCAGAAAAACGCCTTGCAATATATTCTCTTAATCTTAGGGGTAGCGTTGGGAGTTGCCATGATGGTTTCCATTGACTTAGCCAATGGTTCCGCCCAACGTGCTTTTGAATTGTCAACAGACGCTATAACTGGACACGCAACGCATCGGATTGTCGCTGTTTCTCCTACAGGTATCGATGAAAGTCTTTACACTAAATTGCGACGAGAAGTTCGTGTCACCTCAGCTCCCATCGTTGAAGGTTATGTTTCAGCCAAAGAACTTGGTTCTCAACCTTTACGGTTGGTAGGAGTTGATTTATTCGCTGAGCCTCCATTCCGCAACTATTTTGAAGATAACCAATCTCAATCAGTCACGGGTGGAACTGCTTTTCTGACACAACCTAACACTCTTATCCTGTCCCAAGACTTAGCCAAACAGTATGGTCTTGGTGCGGGAGACAGTGTAACCCTAGATTTAGCCGGAAAGGATATCCGCGCTCGAGTGGTGGGGTTACTCAAACCAGCCAATAACATCACCCGTAACGCCTTGAGTAGCATTTTATTTGCGGATATTGCCTCAGCCCAAGATATTTTAGGAATGGTGAATCATCTCAGCTATATCGATTTGATTCTGCACGATACAACAGAACAAACGGCTATCGAGGCGATTCTACCAGAAGGAGTGAAACTGGAAACAGCAGAAGCTCAAAAAAATGCTATTCAGCAAATGACGGCTGCTTTTAAACTCAATCTCACGGCTTTGAGTTTGCTCGCATTGGTCGTGGGAATGTTTCTGATTTACAATACTGTGACTTTCAGTGTTATCCAACGGCGACCTCTGTTTGGGATTCTTCGTTGTTTGGGTGCAACTCCCGGTCAGTTATTTATCTTAATTCTCAGTGAAGCTACGGTCTTTAGTTTAATTGGTTCTACCTTGGGGTTAGGGCTGGGAATTTTACTGGGACGTGGGATTGTAGGTTTGATTACCCAGAGTATTAACGACTTTTATTTTGTCGTTAACGTGCAAAGTGTCAGTATTAACCCTTGGAGTTTGGGGAAAGGTTTGGCGGTTGGGATTGCAGCCTCAATTGTTGCTTCGGTCGTTCCCGCTATTGAGGCGATGCGAACTTCTCCTCAAACGACTTTACAGCGATCAAGTTTGGAAAGTCAGGTACGGCGTTTGCTACCTTGGTTGGTGCTAGCATGGGCTGTGTTTACCCTTTTAGGAGTTGGTTTACTCCGAATTGGCTCAGGTGGATTAATTTTGGCATTTGCTGGGTTGTTTGCAATTTTACTTGGTGCAGCATTGCTCACACCACCTGTAACGGCTTTCTTCATGGAAACCTTAACTTCCGTGGGAAATGCTATCTTTGGTATTGTCGGACGCTTGGCAATACGGGATATTGTGCGATCGCTCAGTCGTACCTCAGTAGCAATTGCTGCTTTGATGGTGGCTGTTTCCGTAATTGTCGGGGTATCAATTATGGTTGGTTCTTTCCGCGTGACTGTGGTACAGTGGCTAGACCAAACTTTGCAAGCTGATATTTACATCACCCCTCCGGCTACTACAGCCAATCGCATCTTGGGGAAACTATCACCTGATGTTGTTGCTGAAATTAAAACGCAGGGAGATTGGGAAGATTTTGTTACCTACAATGAGACGGAAACTACGGTTCAAGAATTCAACCGTCGTGTAAAACTCATTTCTGCTGATGGTGATGTCTCTCACGGAAATCGCCCTTATAGGTGGATGCGTGACAAAGGAGTCAACCCGTGGAAAGGACTAGAAGCAGGGAAAGGCGTCATTGTTTCGGAAGCTTTGCTACTGAAAGAAAATCTCTCGACTCCCCCGACAACCATTACTATAGAAACACCTGTAGGTTGGCGTAGTTTTCCCGTGTTAGCAGTTTTTTATGATTACTCTAACGACCAAGGCACCATTTTACTGGACAATGATATCTATCTAAACCTTTGGGGGGATGATAAGATTGCCTCTGTTGGTTTGTTTCTCAAACCAGAGGAAAGCGTAGAGAATGTTGTGACAGCTATCAAAAACCATTTTCAAGGCAAACAAGATTTACTGGTTCAATCCAATCAAACTCTACGTCAGGGTTCTTTAGAAATCTTTGACCGCACTTTTGCCATTACAGATGCTTTGCGATTGTTGGCTGTGGTTGTGGCTTTTATTGGTGTTCTTAGTGCTTTAATGAGTTTACAACTAGAGCGATCGCGAGAAACGGGTATCTTGCGAGCAAATGGTATGACGCCCCAGCAATTATGGTTTATGACTTTCATTGAAACTGGCTTGATGGGTGCGACATCTGGTATTCTAGCTATGCCTTTGGGATATGTTTTGGCATGGATTTTGATTTACGTCATTAACGTTCGCTCTTTTGGTTGGACATTGCAAATGCAACTACAGCCAGGATACTTTTTACAAGCCTTTGGTGTTGCGGTAGTGGCTGCTCTTTTAGCAGGAGTTTATCCTGCTTGGCGTTTGGGTAATACTGTCATTGCTTCCGCTATTCGCCAGGAATAG